From Bacteroidales bacterium:
TGCAGGATTAGACGAATCACAGGCAAAAGCCGAAGACATCCCATTTGAAGTTTCAAAACTGGAATTAAAGGACGTGCCAAGAGCCATAGCTGCAAATGATACAAGAGGATTTATCAAACTCATTCGCAATACCGAAACCGACAAACTCATAGGTGCAAGAGTTGTTGCCCCCGAAGGTGGAGAACTGATCCAACAATTGAGTATGGCAATCAAATATGGCATTACGGTAAACGATTTGGCAAACAGTTTATACCCTTATCTGACTTTGGGAGAAGGCATCAAATTAGCGGCAATCATTTTTGCAAAAGACGTTTCGGAATTGAGTTGCTGTGCCAGTTAAGCCCACGCAAACAGGCTATAAATCAAAATAATTTTTATTGGATCATTCTTCCTTCTATTCCATTTGATGTAGTTTTGCAATTTTTAATTATTAAGGTAGAAATTTCCTGCATACCAGGGATTATGATTCGAAGGAGCATTGAATGGAAGAAAGGAATCACCTAAAGAAGGTTTTGATAAAGATTGATCAGGCCATCAAGGCTATTGATGATCGGATCAACAACCAGTTAAAAGATATCCGGCAGGCCAAGAACCACCTGCAGGACAATAAACGTGACATGGACCACCTGGAAAAAAATGCCGTGCGCGAGGCAGTGGGTCAGACCGCCATGCTGGGGGAGGCTTCTGTAGACAAGAAAAAACGACTGCTGCGGCTCCGGGATATTGCCTATTTCGGCCGGTTTGATTTCAAAAGGAAGGATGAAGACAAGGCCAAGCCGGTATATATTGGTGTGCATAATTTTCAGGATGAACAAACCAATGAGAACCTGATCTATGACTGGCGGGCTCCTATTTCCAGTATGTTTTACGACTTCGAGCCGGGTGAAGCCTGGTATGAGAACTCGCATGGCCGGGTGGAGGGTGATATCTCTTTGAAACGGCAGTTCCGCATCCGCAAAGGTAAGATGGAATACATGCTGGAGAGCGACCT
This genomic window contains:
- a CDS encoding helicase produces the protein MEERNHLKKVLIKIDQAIKAIDDRINNQLKDIRQAKNHLQDNKRDMDHLEKNAVREAVGQTAMLGEASVDKKKRLLRLRDIAYFGRFDFKRKDEDKAKPVYIGVHNFQDEQTNENLIYDWRAPISSMFYDFEPGEAWYENSHGRVEGDISLKRQFRIRKGKMEYMLESDLNIQDEVLQKELSQASSSSMKNIVATIQREQNAIIRNQQARHLVIQGVAGSGKTSIALHRIAFLLYKYKDTISSEDILIISPNKVFASYISNV